A single genomic interval of Candidatus Schekmanbacteria bacterium harbors:
- the mobB gene encoding molybdopterin-guanine dinucleotide biosynthesis protein B, with the protein MLPPIISIVGKSNSGKTTFIEKLLPKLVERGYVIGTIKHHSHQDFEFDVKGKDSWRHKQAGAYQVIISSPNKLALVRNSESDLSLEEIRSKYFHNLDLIITEGYKRENFPKIEIFRKGVHETILCDNDDKLIALVSDTDFPVDVPKFSLDDAEGVAELIEKEFLIKNKGTAEDSKVKLFVNGKDISLKPFIQKTLKGMIEGYLQGLKGIEKEADIRIEISNNKK; encoded by the coding sequence ATGCTGCCACCAATTATATCCATTGTTGGAAAATCAAATTCTGGAAAAACGACATTTATTGAAAAACTGCTTCCAAAATTAGTGGAGCGAGGTTATGTAATCGGCACAATAAAACATCACTCACATCAGGACTTTGAGTTTGATGTCAAAGGGAAAGATAGCTGGAGGCATAAGCAGGCAGGTGCCTATCAAGTTATAATTTCATCTCCTAACAAATTGGCGCTTGTAAGAAATTCGGAATCAGACCTGAGCTTGGAAGAAATAAGGTCAAAGTACTTCCACAATCTCGACCTTATCATTACGGAAGGATATAAGAGAGAAAATTTTCCAAAAATAGAAATTTTCAGAAAGGGAGTTCATGAAACAATCCTATGCGACAATGATGATAAGCTAATTGCACTTGTTTCGGACACTGATTTTCCTGTTGATGTCCCCAAATTTTCATTAGACGATGCAGAAGGCGTTGCAGAATTAATTGAAAAAGAATTTCTAATCAAAAACAAAGGTACTGCTGAAGATTCAAAGGTTAAACTCTTTGTAAATGGTAAAGACATTTCTCTTAAACCTTTCATCCAAAAAACCCTTAAGGGAATGATTGAAGGATATCTGCAGGGATTGAAAGGAATCGAAAAAGAAGCAGATATAAGGATAGAAATTTCAAACAACAAGAAATAG
- a CDS encoding molybdenum cofactor guanylyltransferase has protein sequence MSAGIERNRKRSRYKDRNFKQQEIGFNTRVSALDFFRRPSEWDHENVFCFILAGGKSRRLGEDKVNTMIGDESLLELMIRKTSEIFENVAIITRRDSKLPKIDNPVLYDLMPGSGSLGGIYTGLVKSPTYFNFFLSCDMPFIEKKFIEKMISENRNFDILIPRDGRNFQPLHAIYSKACLPQIRELLAAGNLKIIDLFSKVNVRYIEKSEWEKYDKKKRMFLNINTMEDLEFARNKILGPKKK, from the coding sequence ATATCTGCAGGGATTGAAAGGAATCGAAAAAGAAGCAGATATAAGGATAGAAATTTCAAACAACAAGAAATAGGTTTTAACACGAGGGTATCAGCTTTGGATTTTTTTAGAAGACCATCGGAATGGGATCACGAAAATGTTTTTTGCTTTATCCTTGCAGGAGGGAAAAGCAGGAGGTTGGGAGAAGATAAGGTTAACACTATGATAGGTGATGAATCCCTCCTCGAATTGATGATAAGAAAAACTTCTGAAATCTTCGAAAATGTTGCAATCATCACAAGAAGAGACAGTAAACTTCCAAAAATAGACAATCCTGTTTTATATGATCTAATGCCGGGAAGTGGATCATTAGGCGGAATCTACACAGGACTTGTAAAATCTCCAACCTATTTCAATTTCTTCCTCTCATGCGATATGCCATTTATTGAAAAGAAATTTATTGAAAAAATGATATCTGAAAATAGAAATTTCGACATCTTGATTCCGCGAGATGGGCGCAATTTTCAACCTCTTCATGCAATATATTCCAAAGCATGCCTTCCCCAAATAAGAGAACTTTTAGCGGCAGGCAATTTGAAAATAATAGACCTTTTCTCGAAAGTCAATGTAAGATATATTGAAAAATCTGAATGGGAAAAATATGACAAAAAGAAAAGGATGTTCCTAAATATCAACACTATGGAGGATTTGGAATTTGCAAGAAACAAAATTTTAGGTCCTAAAAAAAAATGA
- the yidD gene encoding membrane protein insertion efficiency factor YidD — MKIKLQISVFISVILFILFASNSFGKGLNGPEDFYKKETKYLHREKEKNLFFKIIKSPLNSLLNAGLTIYQYGVSDLTGTKCSMYPSCSHYSREALKKHGSIIGIMMTTDRLIHEAEELERGKIIKVKGSYYIYDPIEANDFWWSNDKK, encoded by the coding sequence ATGAAAATTAAACTTCAAATCTCTGTTTTTATATCAGTCATTTTATTTATCCTCTTTGCATCCAATTCTTTTGGCAAGGGACTGAATGGTCCGGAAGATTTTTACAAAAAAGAAACAAAATACCTGCACAGGGAAAAAGAAAAGAATTTATTCTTTAAAATCATAAAAAGCCCTCTCAACTCTCTTTTAAATGCTGGCTTGACCATTTATCAATATGGTGTGTCAGACCTAACAGGAACAAAATGCAGTATGTATCCGAGCTGTTCTCATTATTCGAGAGAAGCACTTAAAAAACATGGAAGTATCATTGGCATTATGATGACAACTGACAGGTTGATTCATGAAGCAGAAGAGCTTGAGAGAGGAAAGATTATAAAAGTTAAAGGAAGCTATTATATATATGACCCAATAGAGGCAAACGATTTCTGGTGGTCAAATGATAAGAAATAA